GGCCTGATCGGTCCCAACGGTGCCGGCAAGACCACCGCGCTGAAGGCCATCCTGGGATTGACCGACTTCAGCGGCGAGTTGAACGTGCTGGGTTTCGACCCGCGCAAGCAGCGCGACAAGCTGATGGGCGAAGTCTGCTTCATCGCCGACGTGGCCGTGCTGCCGCGCTGGATCAAGGTGAGCCAGGCGATCGACTTCGTCGCCAACGTGCATCCGCGCTTCGACCGCAAGAAGTGCGAGGCCTTTCTGGCCCGCACCAAGCTGCAGCCCGACCAGCGCGTGCGGCAGATGTCCAAGGGCATGATCGTGCAGCTGCACCTGGCCCTGGTGATGGCGATCGACGCCCGCCTGCTGATCCTGGACGAACCGACCCTGGGCCTGGACATCCTCTACCGCAAGCAGTTCTACCAGAACCTGCTGGAAGACTACTTCGACGAGAACAAGACGATCATCGTCACCACCCACCAGGTCGAGGAAGTCGAACACATCCTCACCGACCTGATGTTCATCCGCGACGGCAGGATCGTGCTGGATGCGGACATGGACGCGGTGGGCGAACGCTTCATCGAGGTGATGGTGGGCGCCGACAAGGCCGATGCGGCCCGGGCATTGAAGCCC
This is a stretch of genomic DNA from Rhodanobacter sp. FDAARGOS 1247. It encodes these proteins:
- a CDS encoding ABC transporter ATP-binding protein — encoded protein: MSAVITANGLTKRYKSALALDNTSFQIEPGRIVGLIGPNGAGKTTALKAILGLTDFSGELNVLGFDPRKQRDKLMGEVCFIADVAVLPRWIKVSQAIDFVANVHPRFDRKKCEAFLARTKLQPDQRVRQMSKGMIVQLHLALVMAIDARLLILDEPTLGLDILYRKQFYQNLLEDYFDENKTIIVTTHQVEEVEHILTDLMFIRDGRIVLDADMDAVGERFIEVMVGADKADAARALKPIDERQVFGKSIFLFDGANRAVLEQLGETRRPSISDLFVATMKGTYA